One window from the genome of Salvia miltiorrhiza cultivar Shanhuang (shh) chromosome 7, IMPLAD_Smil_shh, whole genome shotgun sequence encodes:
- the LOC130993137 gene encoding crossover junction endonuclease MUS81 isoform X5: protein MDNARKAACPENEEVAAYLMNKRHELAQSSKGISDNMDMTLSKAHSNICNYQNPIRNLKDLAQIKGVGKWILKQMQEFFQMDCGPSEIENLTKKGNKNKGPKRYVPQKNSVAYALLISLFRGIENGNEFMHKKELIDAAETSGLSRVPIAPEKAKGKAGHFGSSPRDWYSGWNCMKTLISKGLVVKSSCPAKYMLTEEGKEVARECLLRSGMLGPNKKFDGLERCSDLAQRDKVCVDLQEDLPDLEPVMAVSVAKAATNNVKKGKLSVDIPPDYLEKGKDISSLDRLREDDIYSLSSIPISRTDDHYAPSYSFQLRDGRTGANSSEMQRHANDASSSKNSLVHTFGRSSCPLKPCSSNNVEENVKSQLGFQGSETKPNSSATPPLAIGEKFGDVYEVVLILDNREQFAMQGSRSRKIIENICSLFQIQIEVRRLPVGDGIWIARHKYLGSEYVLDFIVERKKIDDLRHSIRDNRYRDQKMRLVRCGLKKMIYLVEGDPNSSEAAESIKTACFTTEILEGFDVQRTNGLADTLKKYGYLTQSINLYYRSLDPNQKCIEGCPPFDEFIKRCEELDKMTVSDVFGIQLMQVPQVTEEIALAVLDMYPTLLSLASAYSLLCTGGNA, encoded by the exons ATGGACAATGCAAGAAAGGCTGCGTGCCCGGAAAACGAAGAGGTGGCGGCGTATTTGATGAACAAGCGGCATGAATTGGCTCAGAGCTCCAAGGGAATTTCCGACAATATGGACATGACGCTTTCGAAGGCTCATTCAAACATTTGTAACTACCAGAACCCAATAAGAAACCTTAAAGACTTGGCCCAGATTAA GGGTGTGGGTAAGTGGATCTTGAAGCAGATGCAAGAGTTTTTTCAGATGGATTGTGGCCCTTCTGAGATTGAAAACTTGACCAAAAAGG gaaacaaaaataaggGACCAAAGCGTTATGTGCCACAAAAGAATTCTGTTGCTTATGCTCTACTAATTTCACTTTTCAG GGGAATAGAAAATGGCAATGAATTTATGCACAAAAAGGAACTCATTGATGCAGCTGAAACAAGTGGATTATCTCGTGTACCGATTGC GCCAGAAAAGGCAAAGGGAAAAGCTGGACATTTTGGGAGCTCACCTAGGGACTGGTACAGTGGATGGAACTGTATGAAAACACTGATAAGTAAAGGCCTTGTTGTGAAGTCCAGTTGCCCAGCTAA GTATATGCTGACAGAAGAAGGAAAAGAAGTAGCACGTGAATGCCTGTTGAGATCTGGAATGCTTGGTCCAAATAAGAAATTTGATGGGTTGGAAAGATGTTCAGATTTGGCCCAAAGAGACAAAGTGTGTGTTGATTTGCAAGAAGACTTGCCAGATTTAGAGCCTGTGATGGCTGTTTCAGTTGCAAAAGCAGCAACTAATAATGTGAAAAAGGGAAAGTTATCGGTAGATATTCCACCTGATTATCTTGAGAAG GGAAAGGACATATCATCACTTGATCGCCTTCGAGAAGATGATATTTATAGTTTAAGTTCCATTCCTATATCTAGAACGGATGACCATTATGCACCTTCTTATTCGTTCCAACTTAGAGATG GTCGAACAGGGGCAAATTCGAGTGAAATGCAAAGACACGCAAATGATGCTTCTAGCAGTAAAAATTCATTGGTTCATACTTTTGGACGGAGTTCTTGTCCTTTGAAACCGTGCTCATCTAAT AATGTTGAAGAGAATGTTAAGAGTCAGCTTGGCTTCCAAGGATCAGAAACTAAACCCAACTCTTCGGCGACACCACCTTTGGCAATTGGAGAGAAGTTTGGGGATGTTTATGAAGTAGTTCTGATATTAGACAACCGGGAGCAATTTGCTATGCAAGG ATCACGTTCCAGAAAAATTATAGAGAATATATGCTCTCTGTTTCAAATTCAGATAGAG GTTAGAAGGTTGCCTGTCGGTGATGGCATTTGGATAGCTCGTCATAAGTATCTTGGAAGTGAATACGTTCTCGATTTCATTGTTGAGAGGAAGAAGATTGATGATTTGCGCCACTCGATAAGGGACAACAGATATCGAGATCAGAAAATGCGGCTTGTG CGATGTGGGCTTAAGAAGATGATATATCTGGTGGAAGGTGATCCAAATTCCTCAGAGGCAGCTGAAAGCATCAAAACGGC TTGCTTCACGACTGAGATCTTGGAGGGGTTTGATGTGCAACGAACTAATGGATTAGCTGATACATTGAAAAAGTACGGTTATCTTACTCAATCAATCAACCTATACTACAGATCTCTGGATCCCAATCAAAAGTGCATTGAGGGATGCCCTCCTTTTGATGAATTTATCAAAAGGTGTGAAGAGTTGGATAAAATGACAGTTAGCGATGTATTCGGTATCCAGCTTATGCAG GTTCCACAAGTAACGGAGGAAATTGCTCTTGCTGTTTTAGATATGTACCCAACATTGTTGTCTCTTGCTTCTGCCTATTCACTTCTT TGCACAGGAGGAAATGCTTAA
- the LOC130993137 gene encoding crossover junction endonuclease MUS81 isoform X2, with product MDNARKAACPENEEVAAYLMNKRHELAQSSKGISDNMDMTLSKAHSNICNYQNPIRNLKDLAQIKGVGKWILKQMQEFFQMDCGPSEIENLTKKGNKNKGPKRYVPQKNSVAYALLISLFRGIENGNEFMHKKELIDAAETSGLSRVPIAPEKAKGKAGHFGSSPRDWYSGWNCMKTLISKGLVVKSSCPAKYMLTEEGKEVARECLLRSGMLGPNKKFDGLERCSDLAQRDKVCVDLQEDLPDLEPVMAVSVAKAATNNVKKGKLSVDIPPDYLEKGKDISSLDRLREDDIYSLSSIPISRTDDHYAPSYSFQLRDGRTGANSSEMQRHANDASSSKNSLVHTFGRSSCPLKPCSSNNVEENVKSQLGFQGSETKPNSSATPPLAIGEKFGDVYEVVLILDNREQFAMQGSRSRKIIENICSLFQIQIEVRRLPVGDGIWIARHKYLGSEYVLDFIVERKKIDDLRHSIRDNRYRDQKMRLVRCGLKKMIYLVEGDPNSSEAAESIKTACFTTEILEGFDVQRTNGLADTLKKYGYLTQSINLYYRSLDPNQKCIEGCPPFDEFIKRCEELDKMTVSDVFGIQLMQVPQVTEEIALAVLDMYPTLLSLASAYSLLEGDVSAQEEMLKRQSNNLISGPASRNIFQLVWGG from the exons ATGGACAATGCAAGAAAGGCTGCGTGCCCGGAAAACGAAGAGGTGGCGGCGTATTTGATGAACAAGCGGCATGAATTGGCTCAGAGCTCCAAGGGAATTTCCGACAATATGGACATGACGCTTTCGAAGGCTCATTCAAACATTTGTAACTACCAGAACCCAATAAGAAACCTTAAAGACTTGGCCCAGATTAA GGGTGTGGGTAAGTGGATCTTGAAGCAGATGCAAGAGTTTTTTCAGATGGATTGTGGCCCTTCTGAGATTGAAAACTTGACCAAAAAGG gaaacaaaaataaggGACCAAAGCGTTATGTGCCACAAAAGAATTCTGTTGCTTATGCTCTACTAATTTCACTTTTCAG GGGAATAGAAAATGGCAATGAATTTATGCACAAAAAGGAACTCATTGATGCAGCTGAAACAAGTGGATTATCTCGTGTACCGATTGC GCCAGAAAAGGCAAAGGGAAAAGCTGGACATTTTGGGAGCTCACCTAGGGACTGGTACAGTGGATGGAACTGTATGAAAACACTGATAAGTAAAGGCCTTGTTGTGAAGTCCAGTTGCCCAGCTAA GTATATGCTGACAGAAGAAGGAAAAGAAGTAGCACGTGAATGCCTGTTGAGATCTGGAATGCTTGGTCCAAATAAGAAATTTGATGGGTTGGAAAGATGTTCAGATTTGGCCCAAAGAGACAAAGTGTGTGTTGATTTGCAAGAAGACTTGCCAGATTTAGAGCCTGTGATGGCTGTTTCAGTTGCAAAAGCAGCAACTAATAATGTGAAAAAGGGAAAGTTATCGGTAGATATTCCACCTGATTATCTTGAGAAG GGAAAGGACATATCATCACTTGATCGCCTTCGAGAAGATGATATTTATAGTTTAAGTTCCATTCCTATATCTAGAACGGATGACCATTATGCACCTTCTTATTCGTTCCAACTTAGAGATG GTCGAACAGGGGCAAATTCGAGTGAAATGCAAAGACACGCAAATGATGCTTCTAGCAGTAAAAATTCATTGGTTCATACTTTTGGACGGAGTTCTTGTCCTTTGAAACCGTGCTCATCTAAT AATGTTGAAGAGAATGTTAAGAGTCAGCTTGGCTTCCAAGGATCAGAAACTAAACCCAACTCTTCGGCGACACCACCTTTGGCAATTGGAGAGAAGTTTGGGGATGTTTATGAAGTAGTTCTGATATTAGACAACCGGGAGCAATTTGCTATGCAAGG ATCACGTTCCAGAAAAATTATAGAGAATATATGCTCTCTGTTTCAAATTCAGATAGAG GTTAGAAGGTTGCCTGTCGGTGATGGCATTTGGATAGCTCGTCATAAGTATCTTGGAAGTGAATACGTTCTCGATTTCATTGTTGAGAGGAAGAAGATTGATGATTTGCGCCACTCGATAAGGGACAACAGATATCGAGATCAGAAAATGCGGCTTGTG CGATGTGGGCTTAAGAAGATGATATATCTGGTGGAAGGTGATCCAAATTCCTCAGAGGCAGCTGAAAGCATCAAAACGGC TTGCTTCACGACTGAGATCTTGGAGGGGTTTGATGTGCAACGAACTAATGGATTAGCTGATACATTGAAAAAGTACGGTTATCTTACTCAATCAATCAACCTATACTACAGATCTCTGGATCCCAATCAAAAGTGCATTGAGGGATGCCCTCCTTTTGATGAATTTATCAAAAGGTGTGAAGAGTTGGATAAAATGACAGTTAGCGATGTATTCGGTATCCAGCTTATGCAG GTTCCACAAGTAACGGAGGAAATTGCTCTTGCTGTTTTAGATATGTACCCAACATTGTTGTCTCTTGCTTCTGCCTATTCACTTCTT GAGGGTGATGTTAGTGCACAGGAGGAAATGCTTAAAAGGCAGAGCAACAACTTGATCAGTGGCCCTGCAAGCAGAAACATATTCCAACTAGTTTGGGGTGGCTAA
- the LOC130993137 gene encoding crossover junction endonuclease MUS81 isoform X3 translates to MDNARKAACPENEEVAAYLMNKRHELAQSSKGISDNMDMTLSKAHSNICNYQNPIRNLKDLAQIKGVGKWILKQMQEFFQMDCGPSEIENLTKKGNKNKGPKRYVPQKNSVAYALLISLFRGIENGNEFMHKKELIDAAETSGLSRVPIAPEKAKGKAGHFGSSPRDWYSGWNCMKTLISKGLVVKSSCPAKYMLTEEGKEVARECLLRSGMLGPNKKFDGLERCSDLAQRDKVCVDLQEDLPDLEPVMAVSVAKAATNNVKKGKLSVDIPPDYLEKVTKTSQGKDISSLDRLREDDIYSLSSIPISRTDDHYAPSYSFQLRDGRTGANSSEMQRHANDASSSKNSLVHTFGRSSCPLKPCSSNNVEENVKSQLGFQGSETKPNSSATPPLAIGEKFGDVYEVVLILDNREQFAMQGSRSRKIIENICSLFQIQIEVRRLPVGDGIWIARHKYLGSEYVLDFIVERKKIDDLRHSIRDNRYRDQKMRLVRCGLKKMIYLVEGDPNSSEAAESIKTACFTTEILEGFDVQRTNGLADTLKKYGYLTQSINLYYRSLDPNQKCIEGCPPFDEFIKRCEELDKMTVSDVFGIQLMQVPQVTEEIALAVLDMYPTLLSLASAYSLLKLLGQGDSPFYRHGWVC, encoded by the exons ATGGACAATGCAAGAAAGGCTGCGTGCCCGGAAAACGAAGAGGTGGCGGCGTATTTGATGAACAAGCGGCATGAATTGGCTCAGAGCTCCAAGGGAATTTCCGACAATATGGACATGACGCTTTCGAAGGCTCATTCAAACATTTGTAACTACCAGAACCCAATAAGAAACCTTAAAGACTTGGCCCAGATTAA GGGTGTGGGTAAGTGGATCTTGAAGCAGATGCAAGAGTTTTTTCAGATGGATTGTGGCCCTTCTGAGATTGAAAACTTGACCAAAAAGG gaaacaaaaataaggGACCAAAGCGTTATGTGCCACAAAAGAATTCTGTTGCTTATGCTCTACTAATTTCACTTTTCAG GGGAATAGAAAATGGCAATGAATTTATGCACAAAAAGGAACTCATTGATGCAGCTGAAACAAGTGGATTATCTCGTGTACCGATTGC GCCAGAAAAGGCAAAGGGAAAAGCTGGACATTTTGGGAGCTCACCTAGGGACTGGTACAGTGGATGGAACTGTATGAAAACACTGATAAGTAAAGGCCTTGTTGTGAAGTCCAGTTGCCCAGCTAA GTATATGCTGACAGAAGAAGGAAAAGAAGTAGCACGTGAATGCCTGTTGAGATCTGGAATGCTTGGTCCAAATAAGAAATTTGATGGGTTGGAAAGATGTTCAGATTTGGCCCAAAGAGACAAAGTGTGTGTTGATTTGCAAGAAGACTTGCCAGATTTAGAGCCTGTGATGGCTGTTTCAGTTGCAAAAGCAGCAACTAATAATGTGAAAAAGGGAAAGTTATCGGTAGATATTCCACCTGATTATCTTGAGAAG GTCACAAAAACATCTCAGGGAAAGGACATATCATCACTTGATCGCCTTCGAGAAGATGATATTTATAGTTTAAGTTCCATTCCTATATCTAGAACGGATGACCATTATGCACCTTCTTATTCGTTCCAACTTAGAGATG GTCGAACAGGGGCAAATTCGAGTGAAATGCAAAGACACGCAAATGATGCTTCTAGCAGTAAAAATTCATTGGTTCATACTTTTGGACGGAGTTCTTGTCCTTTGAAACCGTGCTCATCTAAT AATGTTGAAGAGAATGTTAAGAGTCAGCTTGGCTTCCAAGGATCAGAAACTAAACCCAACTCTTCGGCGACACCACCTTTGGCAATTGGAGAGAAGTTTGGGGATGTTTATGAAGTAGTTCTGATATTAGACAACCGGGAGCAATTTGCTATGCAAGG ATCACGTTCCAGAAAAATTATAGAGAATATATGCTCTCTGTTTCAAATTCAGATAGAG GTTAGAAGGTTGCCTGTCGGTGATGGCATTTGGATAGCTCGTCATAAGTATCTTGGAAGTGAATACGTTCTCGATTTCATTGTTGAGAGGAAGAAGATTGATGATTTGCGCCACTCGATAAGGGACAACAGATATCGAGATCAGAAAATGCGGCTTGTG CGATGTGGGCTTAAGAAGATGATATATCTGGTGGAAGGTGATCCAAATTCCTCAGAGGCAGCTGAAAGCATCAAAACGGC TTGCTTCACGACTGAGATCTTGGAGGGGTTTGATGTGCAACGAACTAATGGATTAGCTGATACATTGAAAAAGTACGGTTATCTTACTCAATCAATCAACCTATACTACAGATCTCTGGATCCCAATCAAAAGTGCATTGAGGGATGCCCTCCTTTTGATGAATTTATCAAAAGGTGTGAAGAGTTGGATAAAATGACAGTTAGCGATGTATTCGGTATCCAGCTTATGCAG GTTCCACAAGTAACGGAGGAAATTGCTCTTGCTGTTTTAGATATGTACCCAACATTGTTGTCTCTTGCTTCTGCCTATTCACTTCTT AAATTGCTTGGCCAGGGAGATTCTCCCTTCTACCGACATGGTTGGGTCTGTTGA
- the LOC130993137 gene encoding crossover junction endonuclease MUS81 isoform X1, with product MDNARKAACPENEEVAAYLMNKRHELAQSSKGISDNMDMTLSKAHSNICNYQNPIRNLKDLAQIKGVGKWILKQMQEFFQMDCGPSEIENLTKKGNKNKGPKRYVPQKNSVAYALLISLFRGIENGNEFMHKKELIDAAETSGLSRVPIAPEKAKGKAGHFGSSPRDWYSGWNCMKTLISKGLVVKSSCPAKYMLTEEGKEVARECLLRSGMLGPNKKFDGLERCSDLAQRDKVCVDLQEDLPDLEPVMAVSVAKAATNNVKKGKLSVDIPPDYLEKVTKTSQGKDISSLDRLREDDIYSLSSIPISRTDDHYAPSYSFQLRDGRTGANSSEMQRHANDASSSKNSLVHTFGRSSCPLKPCSSNNVEENVKSQLGFQGSETKPNSSATPPLAIGEKFGDVYEVVLILDNREQFAMQGSRSRKIIENICSLFQIQIEVRRLPVGDGIWIARHKYLGSEYVLDFIVERKKIDDLRHSIRDNRYRDQKMRLVRCGLKKMIYLVEGDPNSSEAAESIKTACFTTEILEGFDVQRTNGLADTLKKYGYLTQSINLYYRSLDPNQKCIEGCPPFDEFIKRCEELDKMTVSDVFGIQLMQVPQVTEEIALAVLDMYPTLLSLASAYSLLEGDVSAQEEMLKRQSNNLISGPASRNIFQLVWGG from the exons ATGGACAATGCAAGAAAGGCTGCGTGCCCGGAAAACGAAGAGGTGGCGGCGTATTTGATGAACAAGCGGCATGAATTGGCTCAGAGCTCCAAGGGAATTTCCGACAATATGGACATGACGCTTTCGAAGGCTCATTCAAACATTTGTAACTACCAGAACCCAATAAGAAACCTTAAAGACTTGGCCCAGATTAA GGGTGTGGGTAAGTGGATCTTGAAGCAGATGCAAGAGTTTTTTCAGATGGATTGTGGCCCTTCTGAGATTGAAAACTTGACCAAAAAGG gaaacaaaaataaggGACCAAAGCGTTATGTGCCACAAAAGAATTCTGTTGCTTATGCTCTACTAATTTCACTTTTCAG GGGAATAGAAAATGGCAATGAATTTATGCACAAAAAGGAACTCATTGATGCAGCTGAAACAAGTGGATTATCTCGTGTACCGATTGC GCCAGAAAAGGCAAAGGGAAAAGCTGGACATTTTGGGAGCTCACCTAGGGACTGGTACAGTGGATGGAACTGTATGAAAACACTGATAAGTAAAGGCCTTGTTGTGAAGTCCAGTTGCCCAGCTAA GTATATGCTGACAGAAGAAGGAAAAGAAGTAGCACGTGAATGCCTGTTGAGATCTGGAATGCTTGGTCCAAATAAGAAATTTGATGGGTTGGAAAGATGTTCAGATTTGGCCCAAAGAGACAAAGTGTGTGTTGATTTGCAAGAAGACTTGCCAGATTTAGAGCCTGTGATGGCTGTTTCAGTTGCAAAAGCAGCAACTAATAATGTGAAAAAGGGAAAGTTATCGGTAGATATTCCACCTGATTATCTTGAGAAG GTCACAAAAACATCTCAGGGAAAGGACATATCATCACTTGATCGCCTTCGAGAAGATGATATTTATAGTTTAAGTTCCATTCCTATATCTAGAACGGATGACCATTATGCACCTTCTTATTCGTTCCAACTTAGAGATG GTCGAACAGGGGCAAATTCGAGTGAAATGCAAAGACACGCAAATGATGCTTCTAGCAGTAAAAATTCATTGGTTCATACTTTTGGACGGAGTTCTTGTCCTTTGAAACCGTGCTCATCTAAT AATGTTGAAGAGAATGTTAAGAGTCAGCTTGGCTTCCAAGGATCAGAAACTAAACCCAACTCTTCGGCGACACCACCTTTGGCAATTGGAGAGAAGTTTGGGGATGTTTATGAAGTAGTTCTGATATTAGACAACCGGGAGCAATTTGCTATGCAAGG ATCACGTTCCAGAAAAATTATAGAGAATATATGCTCTCTGTTTCAAATTCAGATAGAG GTTAGAAGGTTGCCTGTCGGTGATGGCATTTGGATAGCTCGTCATAAGTATCTTGGAAGTGAATACGTTCTCGATTTCATTGTTGAGAGGAAGAAGATTGATGATTTGCGCCACTCGATAAGGGACAACAGATATCGAGATCAGAAAATGCGGCTTGTG CGATGTGGGCTTAAGAAGATGATATATCTGGTGGAAGGTGATCCAAATTCCTCAGAGGCAGCTGAAAGCATCAAAACGGC TTGCTTCACGACTGAGATCTTGGAGGGGTTTGATGTGCAACGAACTAATGGATTAGCTGATACATTGAAAAAGTACGGTTATCTTACTCAATCAATCAACCTATACTACAGATCTCTGGATCCCAATCAAAAGTGCATTGAGGGATGCCCTCCTTTTGATGAATTTATCAAAAGGTGTGAAGAGTTGGATAAAATGACAGTTAGCGATGTATTCGGTATCCAGCTTATGCAG GTTCCACAAGTAACGGAGGAAATTGCTCTTGCTGTTTTAGATATGTACCCAACATTGTTGTCTCTTGCTTCTGCCTATTCACTTCTT GAGGGTGATGTTAGTGCACAGGAGGAAATGCTTAAAAGGCAGAGCAACAACTTGATCAGTGGCCCTGCAAGCAGAAACATATTCCAACTAGTTTGGGGTGGCTAA
- the LOC130993137 gene encoding crossover junction endonuclease MUS81 isoform X4 has translation MDNARKAACPENEEVAAYLMNKRHELAQSSKGISDNMDMTLSKAHSNICNYQNPIRNLKDLAQIKGVGKWILKQMQEFFQMDCGPSEIENLTKKGNKNKGPKRYVPQKNSVAYALLISLFRGIENGNEFMHKKELIDAAETSGLSRVPIAPEKAKGKAGHFGSSPRDWYSGWNCMKTLISKGLVVKSSCPAKYMLTEEGKEVARECLLRSGMLGPNKKFDGLERCSDLAQRDKVCVDLQEDLPDLEPVMAVSVAKAATNNVKKGKLSVDIPPDYLEKVTKTSQGKDISSLDRLREDDIYSLSSIPISRTDDHYAPSYSFQLRDGRTGANSSEMQRHANDASSSKNSLVHTFGRSSCPLKPCSSNNVEENVKSQLGFQGSETKPNSSATPPLAIGEKFGDVYEVVLILDNREQFAMQGSRSRKIIENICSLFQIQIEVRRLPVGDGIWIARHKYLGSEYVLDFIVERKKIDDLRHSIRDNRYRDQKMRLVRCGLKKMIYLVEGDPNSSEAAESIKTACFTTEILEGFDVQRTNGLADTLKKYGYLTQSINLYYRSLDPNQKCIEGCPPFDEFIKRCEELDKMTVSDVFGIQLMQVPQVTEEIALAVLDMYPTLLSLASAYSLLCTGGNA, from the exons ATGGACAATGCAAGAAAGGCTGCGTGCCCGGAAAACGAAGAGGTGGCGGCGTATTTGATGAACAAGCGGCATGAATTGGCTCAGAGCTCCAAGGGAATTTCCGACAATATGGACATGACGCTTTCGAAGGCTCATTCAAACATTTGTAACTACCAGAACCCAATAAGAAACCTTAAAGACTTGGCCCAGATTAA GGGTGTGGGTAAGTGGATCTTGAAGCAGATGCAAGAGTTTTTTCAGATGGATTGTGGCCCTTCTGAGATTGAAAACTTGACCAAAAAGG gaaacaaaaataaggGACCAAAGCGTTATGTGCCACAAAAGAATTCTGTTGCTTATGCTCTACTAATTTCACTTTTCAG GGGAATAGAAAATGGCAATGAATTTATGCACAAAAAGGAACTCATTGATGCAGCTGAAACAAGTGGATTATCTCGTGTACCGATTGC GCCAGAAAAGGCAAAGGGAAAAGCTGGACATTTTGGGAGCTCACCTAGGGACTGGTACAGTGGATGGAACTGTATGAAAACACTGATAAGTAAAGGCCTTGTTGTGAAGTCCAGTTGCCCAGCTAA GTATATGCTGACAGAAGAAGGAAAAGAAGTAGCACGTGAATGCCTGTTGAGATCTGGAATGCTTGGTCCAAATAAGAAATTTGATGGGTTGGAAAGATGTTCAGATTTGGCCCAAAGAGACAAAGTGTGTGTTGATTTGCAAGAAGACTTGCCAGATTTAGAGCCTGTGATGGCTGTTTCAGTTGCAAAAGCAGCAACTAATAATGTGAAAAAGGGAAAGTTATCGGTAGATATTCCACCTGATTATCTTGAGAAG GTCACAAAAACATCTCAGGGAAAGGACATATCATCACTTGATCGCCTTCGAGAAGATGATATTTATAGTTTAAGTTCCATTCCTATATCTAGAACGGATGACCATTATGCACCTTCTTATTCGTTCCAACTTAGAGATG GTCGAACAGGGGCAAATTCGAGTGAAATGCAAAGACACGCAAATGATGCTTCTAGCAGTAAAAATTCATTGGTTCATACTTTTGGACGGAGTTCTTGTCCTTTGAAACCGTGCTCATCTAAT AATGTTGAAGAGAATGTTAAGAGTCAGCTTGGCTTCCAAGGATCAGAAACTAAACCCAACTCTTCGGCGACACCACCTTTGGCAATTGGAGAGAAGTTTGGGGATGTTTATGAAGTAGTTCTGATATTAGACAACCGGGAGCAATTTGCTATGCAAGG ATCACGTTCCAGAAAAATTATAGAGAATATATGCTCTCTGTTTCAAATTCAGATAGAG GTTAGAAGGTTGCCTGTCGGTGATGGCATTTGGATAGCTCGTCATAAGTATCTTGGAAGTGAATACGTTCTCGATTTCATTGTTGAGAGGAAGAAGATTGATGATTTGCGCCACTCGATAAGGGACAACAGATATCGAGATCAGAAAATGCGGCTTGTG CGATGTGGGCTTAAGAAGATGATATATCTGGTGGAAGGTGATCCAAATTCCTCAGAGGCAGCTGAAAGCATCAAAACGGC TTGCTTCACGACTGAGATCTTGGAGGGGTTTGATGTGCAACGAACTAATGGATTAGCTGATACATTGAAAAAGTACGGTTATCTTACTCAATCAATCAACCTATACTACAGATCTCTGGATCCCAATCAAAAGTGCATTGAGGGATGCCCTCCTTTTGATGAATTTATCAAAAGGTGTGAAGAGTTGGATAAAATGACAGTTAGCGATGTATTCGGTATCCAGCTTATGCAG GTTCCACAAGTAACGGAGGAAATTGCTCTTGCTGTTTTAGATATGTACCCAACATTGTTGTCTCTTGCTTCTGCCTATTCACTTCTT TGCACAGGAGGAAATGCTTAA